The following coding sequences lie in one Peribacillus frigoritolerans genomic window:
- the rocF gene encoding arginase — MQKISVIGLPMDLGQARRGVDMGPSAIRCAEIVERLERLKIEVEDLGDIIVGRPENADEPGTNLKNLQLVAKGNTLLATKVDEIIEGGSFPLVLGGDHSIAIGTLAGVAKHYEKLGVIWYDAHGDLNTEDTSPSGNIHGMPLAVSIGLGHPDLINIHGFAPKVKPENIVIIGARSLDEGEKELIREKGIKVFTMHEIDRLGMTRVMEECIDYLRDRTDGVHLSLDLDGVDPADAPGVGTPVIGGISYRESHLAMEMLAESNLITSAEFVEVNPILDERNKTAIVAVALMGSLFGEKLL, encoded by the coding sequence ATTCAGAAAATTTCCGTCATCGGGTTGCCTATGGACCTTGGTCAAGCAAGGCGGGGGGTTGATATGGGACCTAGTGCCATTCGCTGCGCAGAGATTGTCGAGCGGCTTGAAAGGTTGAAAATAGAAGTAGAGGATTTAGGGGATATAATTGTGGGGCGTCCTGAAAATGCAGATGAGCCTGGGACAAATCTAAAAAACTTACAGCTTGTAGCAAAGGGTAACACCCTGCTTGCCACAAAAGTTGATGAAATAATAGAAGGAGGCTCCTTTCCGCTTGTATTGGGAGGAGACCATTCGATAGCCATAGGTACATTGGCAGGAGTCGCAAAGCACTATGAAAAATTAGGTGTGATTTGGTACGACGCACACGGGGATTTAAATACGGAAGATACTTCACCATCCGGGAATATACACGGTATGCCCCTGGCTGTCAGTATCGGGCTTGGACATCCGGACCTAATCAATATCCATGGTTTTGCTCCAAAAGTGAAACCGGAAAACATCGTAATAATTGGGGCAAGGTCATTGGATGAAGGGGAAAAAGAACTTATTCGTGAGAAAGGGATTAAGGTATTCACGATGCATGAGATCGACCGGTTGGGAATGACACGGGTCATGGAAGAATGCATTGATTACCTAAGGGACAGAACGGATGGCGTCCACCTTTCATTGGATTTGGATGGAGTTGACCCAGCAGATGCACCCGGAGTGGGGACACCGGTGATTGGTGGTATAAGCTATCGGGAAAGTCATTTGGCCATGGAAATGCTTGCGGAATCCAACTTGATTACATCAGCTGAATTCGTAGAGGTGAATCCCATTTTAGATGAGCGAAATAAGACGGCGATCGTTGCCGTGGCCCTAATGGGTTCGCTATTTGGAGAAAAATTATTATAA
- a CDS encoding anti-sigma factor family protein has translation MNCHEEIIEYMHDYLDEDIKPEHKEVLREHLHDCAECRDYFHEMKKAVALVQSTSHIKAPDDFTAKVMAQLPKETKTTGAKRWFKSHPFMTAAAMFIILMTGSVFSTYNQDEHFSVSKQPNLVVDGETVIVPEGETIKGNVVVQNGNIQIDGEVEGDVTVINGHKYMSKAGNVTGSIHVIDQAFEWMWYKVKDTATSLVPAKEEKKE, from the coding sequence ATGAACTGCCATGAGGAAATCATTGAATATATGCATGATTATTTAGATGAGGACATCAAACCGGAGCATAAAGAAGTTTTACGGGAGCACTTGCATGACTGTGCTGAATGCCGGGATTACTTTCATGAAATGAAAAAGGCGGTCGCTCTTGTACAAAGCACTTCCCATATAAAGGCCCCGGATGACTTTACAGCAAAGGTTATGGCTCAATTGCCAAAGGAAACGAAAACAACAGGTGCCAAACGTTGGTTCAAAAGCCATCCTTTCATGACAGCGGCAGCGATGTTCATCATATTGATGACAGGATCTGTTTTTTCCACTTATAATCAGGACGAACATTTTTCAGTATCAAAGCAGCCTAACTTAGTGGTCGATGGTGAAACGGTGATTGTGCCTGAGGGTGAGACAATCAAGGGAAATGTGGTAGTTCAAAATGGTAACATTCAAATAGATGGTGAAGTAGAGGGAGATGTAACAGTCATAAATGGGCATAAATATATGTCTAAAGCAGGGAATGTGACTGGGAGCATCCATGTTATTGACCAAGCTTTTGAGTGGATGTGGTATAAAGTAAAGGACACTGCAACCTCGTTGGTTCCTGCTAAAGAGGAGAAAAAGGAATAA
- a CDS encoding KinB-signaling pathway activation protein has translation MNSRNLVKLFLTTLLIGGVTGGVVGFLARWSEFKPYFSSFDVSAILSTFIWLFGVGLIFSVISQAGFFAYLTIHRFGLGIFKSASLWNAVQLVLILFVVFDLVYLRYLSFGSGEGISSYIVLALVVLASGLVTAYFKMKQTNKQSFIPALFFMVVFTVLEWIPVLSANDESWLYFMLFPLLVCNAYQLLVLSKLIEISQKELASKRGMKQPPAKGKMKAGQLGKGS, from the coding sequence ATGAACAGCCGTAACTTAGTTAAATTGTTTTTAACAACATTGCTTATAGGTGGTGTAACGGGCGGAGTGGTAGGTTTCTTGGCCCGGTGGAGTGAATTTAAGCCGTATTTCTCTTCTTTTGATGTCAGTGCCATCCTATCAACTTTTATTTGGTTATTCGGTGTTGGATTAATTTTCAGTGTCATAAGCCAAGCCGGCTTTTTTGCCTATTTAACGATACATCGTTTTGGTCTGGGAATATTTAAAAGCGCTTCCTTATGGAATGCCGTTCAACTTGTACTCATTCTTTTTGTTGTTTTCGATCTTGTTTACCTGCGATATCTTAGCTTTGGTTCAGGCGAGGGAATCAGCTCCTACATCGTGTTAGCATTGGTTGTATTGGCCTCAGGGCTTGTTACAGCTTATTTCAAAATGAAACAAACGAATAAACAGTCGTTCATACCGGCCTTGTTTTTCATGGTCGTATTCACGGTTTTGGAGTGGATACCTGTCCTGAGTGCCAATGATGAAAGCTGGCTTTACTTCATGCTGTTTCCGTTGCTAGTCTGCAATGCTTATCAACTATTGGTCCTTAGTAAATTGATTGAAATTTCACAAAAGGAATTGGCCAGTAAAAGAGGGATGAAGCAACCTCCTGCAAAGGGAAAGATGAAAGCCGGTCAATTAGGTAAAGGCAGCTAA
- the sigW gene encoding RNA polymerase sigma factor SigW has translation MDALIKERINQVLKGDHNAFGEIVEIYKDKVFQICFRMLGNRQEAEDLAQEAFVRAYVNIRSFNITMKFSTWLYRIATNLCIDRLRKKKPDYYLDAEVAGTEGLNMYSQIASDMAKPEEEVESLELQETIQVEIMKLPEKYRSVIVLKYIEELSLKEISEILDLPVGTVKTRIHRGREALRKQLRHL, from the coding sequence ATGGATGCACTCATTAAAGAGAGAATTAATCAAGTATTAAAGGGAGACCATAATGCATTTGGGGAAATTGTCGAAATTTACAAGGACAAAGTTTTCCAAATATGTTTCAGGATGCTCGGAAACAGGCAAGAAGCAGAAGATTTGGCACAAGAGGCCTTTGTAAGGGCCTACGTGAATATTCGGAGTTTCAATATAACTATGAAATTTTCTACATGGTTATATCGGATTGCGACCAATCTTTGTATTGACCGGCTTCGCAAGAAAAAACCGGACTACTATCTGGATGCAGAGGTGGCAGGAACAGAGGGATTGAATATGTATTCCCAAATTGCATCGGATATGGCGAAACCCGAGGAAGAAGTGGAATCTTTAGAACTGCAGGAAACGATTCAAGTGGAAATAATGAAATTGCCCGAGAAATACCGATCGGTAATCGTATTGAAGTATATTGAAGAGTTATCATTAAAGGAAATCAGTGAAATACTCGATTTGCCGGTCGGTACGGTTAAGACGAGGATACATCGCGGTCGGGAAGCCTTGCGTAAACAACTGCGCCATTTATAA
- the cdaA gene encoding diadenylate cyclase CdaA, with translation MSLTNLTVWDYVVNFIDILLVWFVIYKLLTIIRGTKAIQLLKGIFVIVIVKSLSNLFGFNTLGWLMAQVMNWGVLAILVIFQPELRRALEQLGRGKLFARGTVPEENQQERLVEEILKASTYMAKRRIGALITIEKGTELGDYVETGIPLKSYISSELLINIFIPNTPLHDGAVILQNNQVAAAACYLPLSESPFISKELGTRHRAAIGMSEVTDSLTIVVSEETGGISVTKNGELYRDLNQESFKAMLTSELVVENIKSTSSSIFNWRGKKNG, from the coding sequence ATGTCTTTAACCAATTTGACTGTTTGGGACTATGTAGTAAATTTCATTGATATTCTCCTTGTATGGTTTGTGATATATAAATTGTTAACTATTATTCGAGGCACGAAGGCTATTCAGCTGCTAAAAGGAATTTTTGTAATTGTCATTGTAAAAAGCTTAAGCAACCTGTTTGGTTTCAATACACTCGGATGGTTAATGGCACAAGTCATGAATTGGGGAGTATTGGCGATTCTCGTCATTTTTCAACCTGAACTGAGAAGGGCACTTGAACAATTAGGACGCGGGAAGCTCTTTGCAAGGGGCACCGTTCCAGAAGAGAATCAGCAAGAGCGTTTAGTTGAAGAAATCCTAAAGGCGTCCACCTATATGGCAAAAAGGCGTATTGGAGCCTTGATTACGATAGAAAAAGGTACGGAGCTTGGGGATTATGTTGAAACGGGGATACCCCTAAAATCATATATTTCTTCAGAATTGCTCATTAATATCTTCATCCCTAATACGCCGCTCCATGATGGCGCAGTTATTTTACAAAATAACCAGGTGGCGGCTGCAGCATGCTATTTGCCATTATCAGAGAGTCCATTTATTTCAAAGGAGCTTGGCACACGGCATAGGGCAGCCATAGGCATGAGTGAAGTTACGGATAGTCTTACGATTGTCGTTTCAGAAGAAACGGGAGGGATATCCGTCACTAAAAACGGGGAACTTTACCGGGATTTGAATCAAGAATCATTTAAGGCCATGCTTACAAGTGAACTGGTAGTGGAAAACATCAAATCAACTTCCTCAAGCATCTTTAACTGGAGGGGGAAAAAGAATGGATAA
- the pdaB gene encoding polysaccharide deacetylase family sporulation protein PdaB, producing MKFFMVLQAKKIKYYSLILLTALFTAWFLFVQNILHAPVFSTENGPKAVYKGEKNVAITFNIGWGDEKAAPIIETLKREKIKSATFFLSGSWAERHPDIVAEIVKEGYEIGILGYDYKDYSEMEDQEIIRDISKAQEAFKKLNIKNIELLRAPTGHFDKRLLKISEKFGYTVVHWSIDSKDWTNPGVDRIVQNITKAQKGDIILLHASDSAKQTNKALPELISELRSKNLNFVNVSEMISNSSASSEEVR from the coding sequence ATGAAATTTTTCATGGTGCTTCAAGCCAAGAAGATCAAATATTATTCGTTAATATTACTTACGGCACTTTTTACCGCTTGGTTCCTTTTTGTACAAAACATTCTTCATGCCCCCGTTTTTTCTACAGAAAATGGGCCGAAAGCGGTTTATAAAGGGGAAAAGAATGTTGCGATCACGTTCAATATCGGCTGGGGTGATGAGAAAGCCGCTCCGATAATAGAGACATTAAAAAGGGAAAAGATTAAATCCGCCACATTTTTCCTCTCGGGATCCTGGGCTGAACGTCATCCGGACATAGTAGCGGAAATAGTGAAAGAAGGATATGAAATCGGCATCCTTGGTTACGATTATAAGGATTATTCCGAAATGGAAGATCAGGAAATCATCCGGGATATTTCTAAAGCCCAGGAAGCATTTAAAAAACTTAATATAAAGAATATAGAACTTTTACGCGCTCCCACCGGTCACTTTGATAAACGCCTCTTAAAGATCAGCGAGAAATTCGGATATACCGTTGTCCATTGGAGCATCGATTCAAAGGATTGGACCAATCCGGGTGTGGATCGGATTGTACAGAACATCACCAAGGCTCAAAAGGGTGATATCATCTTATTACATGCTTCAGACTCAGCAAAACAAACCAATAAGGCTTTACCGGAGTTAATAAGTGAACTTCGATCAAAAAATTTAAACTTCGTTAACGTTTCAGAGATGATTTCCAATTCCTCGGCAAGCAGTGAGGAAGTCCGCTGA
- a CDS encoding aspartyl-phosphate phosphatase Spo0E family protein, protein MTAEQILDHIEQYRQKMMFLASHSSMVDNEVVEVSSKLDSLIIQYIHLTKNGDLTDRRALK, encoded by the coding sequence ATGACTGCTGAACAAATTTTAGACCATATTGAACAATACAGACAGAAGATGATGTTTTTGGCTTCCCATTCTTCGATGGTGGATAATGAGGTTGTTGAAGTTAGCAGCAAACTGGATTCTTTAATCATCCAATACATCCATTTAACTAAAAATGGAGATCTCACAGACAGACGTGCTCTCAAGTGA
- a CDS encoding CdaR family protein, with the protein MDKFTNSAWFMRIVAFALAALLFISINFEMESDKKSLGLSTAPEISTETIENVPVEVYYDRENLVVSGVPETVDVTLKGAKSLLINAKNQRDFKVYVDLSDPAISMGDRTVTFKISELNEKLVATIDPEYAEVNVQERVTKEFSVEAEYNSSLLEEGYTAGQPTVSPKTVKITGAKGAIEQISYVKANLEISKGLSETVNAKATVKALDRDLNKLDVTIEPSSVAVSLKVSIPSKTVSIEPKQTGKAKDGIRITSMSVDPEEVTLFGSESDLEKIDEINLPVNISKIDGDTELELDLNKPESVQKMSLGKAKVKIRTEKVDVDEESAEPVVEEEEPDTEQKQEEQVVEEEAEKEKDETAAIESKTFNNIQIVPVGIQDDQDAELESDVTSITLLGEADDLKKITKDDINLTVDVSNLDEGTHDVDLAVSVPKGMEWELDSETISVTITQKDEET; encoded by the coding sequence ATGGATAAATTCACCAATAGCGCTTGGTTTATGAGAATCGTAGCTTTTGCATTGGCAGCACTTTTGTTCATTTCCATTAACTTTGAGATGGAGTCGGATAAAAAATCGCTTGGTTTATCGACAGCGCCTGAAATCAGTACGGAGACCATCGAAAATGTACCGGTTGAAGTCTACTATGACCGTGAAAATCTAGTGGTGAGCGGAGTGCCTGAGACGGTTGATGTTACGCTTAAGGGAGCAAAAAGCCTCTTGATAAATGCGAAAAACCAAAGGGACTTTAAAGTGTATGTAGACCTTTCTGATCCTGCAATCTCAATGGGGGACAGAACTGTCACATTTAAAATAAGTGAGTTGAATGAAAAGTTAGTGGCGACGATCGATCCGGAATATGCCGAAGTCAACGTTCAGGAACGGGTGACGAAGGAATTCTCCGTTGAAGCCGAGTATAATAGCTCATTACTTGAAGAGGGATATACTGCTGGTCAGCCAACAGTCAGCCCGAAAACTGTCAAAATAACGGGTGCTAAAGGTGCGATTGAACAAATTTCGTATGTAAAGGCAAACCTTGAAATAAGTAAGGGACTTAGCGAAACGGTGAACGCCAAGGCAACCGTTAAAGCCCTGGACAGGGACTTGAATAAGCTGGATGTCACGATCGAGCCATCTTCAGTTGCCGTTTCTTTAAAAGTGAGCATTCCTTCCAAGACGGTTTCGATAGAACCGAAGCAAACTGGCAAGGCAAAGGATGGCATCAGGATCACAAGTATGAGTGTCGACCCAGAAGAGGTCACCTTATTCGGTTCGGAATCGGACCTGGAGAAAATAGATGAAATAAATCTTCCTGTAAATATCTCGAAAATAGATGGTGATACAGAACTGGAACTCGATCTTAATAAACCGGAAAGTGTACAAAAAATGTCCTTGGGTAAGGCAAAGGTCAAGATTCGCACCGAGAAAGTTGATGTGGATGAAGAGAGTGCAGAGCCAGTCGTAGAAGAGGAAGAACCTGATACTGAACAAAAACAAGAAGAGCAAGTAGTCGAAGAAGAAGCAGAAAAAGAAAAAGATGAAACGGCTGCCATTGAGTCTAAAACTTTCAACAATATACAAATTGTGCCTGTGGGCATACAGGATGACCAAGATGCCGAATTGGAATCCGATGTAACTAGCATCACTTTGCTTGGTGAGGCGGATGATTTGAAGAAAATAACTAAAGACGACATTAATCTTACAGTAGATGTGAGTAATTTAGATGAAGGTACGCATGATGTGGATTTGGCGGTATCAGTGCCTAAGGGAATGGAATGGGAACTGGATTCTGAAACGATTTCGGTCACCATCACACAAAAAGACGAAGAGACATGA
- the gerD gene encoding spore germination lipoprotein GerD: protein MRVGVALLFTSFLLVCSGCAQNGAGAEKMEYEETKKMVVDILKTDDGKKAIQDIITDDKTKAELIMDSDDIKKSIEDMVTSDKGKEFWKKTFNDPEFASAYAKALEDEHKKVLKDLTADPQYRGMLMEIMKEPDMEKEMNKLLKTKEMRSVYKELIIETMESPLVQAKMQEKLDKAATKAAEKEKK, encoded by the coding sequence ATGAGAGTGGGAGTTGCTTTGCTTTTCACGTCATTCTTACTCGTTTGTTCCGGTTGTGCTCAAAATGGAGCAGGCGCAGAAAAAATGGAATATGAAGAGACAAAGAAAATGGTCGTCGATATCTTGAAGACAGATGATGGAAAAAAAGCCATCCAGGATATCATTACTGATGATAAAACGAAAGCTGAACTTATTATGGATTCGGATGACATTAAGAAATCCATTGAAGATATGGTCACTTCAGATAAAGGGAAGGAATTTTGGAAAAAGACATTCAATGATCCCGAATTCGCTTCCGCATATGCTAAAGCCTTAGAAGACGAACATAAAAAGGTATTGAAGGACTTAACTGCTGATCCTCAGTATCGTGGAATGCTCATGGAAATAATGAAAGAACCGGATATGGAAAAAGAAATGAATAAGTTATTAAAAACCAAGGAGATGCGGTCGGTCTATAAAGAGCTGATCATCGAAACCATGGAGAGTCCTCTCGTCCAAGCTAAAATGCAAGAGAAATTGGATAAAGCAGCCACTAAAGCGGCCGAGAAGGAGAAAAAGTAA
- the glmM gene encoding phosphoglucosamine mutase, translated as MGKYFGTDGVRGIANSELTPELAFKLGRFGGYVLTRNTEKPKVLIGRDTRISGEMLEGALVAGLLSIGAEVMRLGVISTPGVAYLTKALSAEAGVMISASHNPVADNGIKFFGPDGFKLSDDQEAEIEALLDMEKDELPRPVGGDLGHLNDYFEGGQKYLQYLKQSVDEDFTGIHVALDCAHGATSALAMHLFADLDADISTMGASPNGLNINDKVGSTHPEALAEFLKEKGADVGLAFDGDGDRVIAIDEKGNIVDGDQIMYICAKYLKENNRLKQGTVVSTIMSNLGFYKGLEEHGIQSAQTAVGDRYVVEEMRKGGYNLGGEQSGHIIFLDYNTTGDGLLTGLQLVNIMSETQKTLSELAGEMKKYPQTLINVRVTDKHAVTDNEKVQEVIKAVEGEMNGNGRILVRPSGTEPLVRVMAEAPTVEECTNYVDRIVAVVIAEMGINE; from the coding sequence ATGGGTAAATATTTTGGAACAGACGGAGTAAGGGGTATAGCGAATAGCGAATTAACACCGGAGTTGGCATTTAAACTAGGCCGTTTTGGTGGCTATGTCCTTACTAGAAATACAGAAAAACCCAAAGTGCTGATAGGGCGCGATACTCGTATTTCAGGTGAAATGCTGGAAGGTGCGCTTGTTGCCGGTCTTTTATCCATTGGGGCTGAAGTGATGCGCCTTGGGGTCATTTCGACACCGGGAGTTGCCTATTTAACAAAGGCCTTAAGTGCTGAAGCAGGTGTCATGATTTCCGCTTCGCATAATCCGGTAGCGGATAATGGCATTAAATTCTTTGGACCGGATGGGTTTAAGTTATCCGATGATCAAGAAGCGGAAATTGAAGCACTATTAGATATGGAAAAGGATGAACTTCCACGCCCGGTTGGCGGAGATTTAGGCCATTTGAACGATTATTTCGAAGGAGGGCAAAAGTATCTCCAGTACTTGAAACAATCAGTGGATGAAGACTTTACAGGCATTCATGTTGCTCTTGATTGTGCACATGGGGCGACATCTGCCTTGGCCATGCATCTGTTTGCAGATCTTGATGCAGACATCTCTACAATGGGGGCATCACCCAATGGCTTGAACATTAATGATAAGGTAGGTTCCACCCACCCTGAAGCACTTGCTGAATTCTTAAAAGAAAAAGGTGCGGATGTTGGACTTGCTTTCGATGGTGACGGCGACCGTGTCATTGCCATAGATGAAAAAGGAAATATAGTGGACGGCGACCAAATCATGTATATCTGTGCGAAATACTTGAAGGAAAATAACCGTCTGAAACAGGGAACAGTGGTTTCTACGATCATGAGCAACCTTGGTTTTTATAAAGGTCTTGAAGAGCATGGCATACAAAGCGCCCAGACGGCAGTGGGGGACCGCTATGTGGTCGAGGAGATGCGAAAAGGCGGCTATAACCTTGGCGGTGAACAATCCGGACATATCATCTTCCTGGACTATAACACGACAGGTGATGGCTTATTGACGGGCTTACAGCTTGTGAACATCATGAGCGAAACCCAAAAAACCTTATCGGAGCTTGCTGGCGAGATGAAGAAATATCCACAAACGCTGATCAATGTCAGAGTTACCGATAAACACGCTGTAACCGATAATGAAAAGGTACAGGAAGTCATCAAGGCTGTTGAAGGGGAAATGAACGGAAATGGCCGTATTTTGGTGAGACCATCCGGTACTGAACCGCTAGTCCGTGTTATGGCTGAAGCACCGACAGTTGAGGAATGCACTAATTATGTGGATCGGATCGTCGCAGTTGTAATAGCGGAAATGGGAATAAACGAATAA